The following is a genomic window from Rhinatrema bivittatum chromosome 12, aRhiBiv1.1, whole genome shotgun sequence.
aaagcataagtggagtggaatggtaaatgcaaatcagatgTTTacctctttcaaataatacaaaaactaggagcactccatgaagttactaagtagcacatttcaaacaaatcagagaaaatattttttcactcaaaacgcacaattaagctctggaatttaattgccagagggtgtggtaaaggcaattagcatagctgggttttaaaaggatGTGGGAaaggttcctggaagaaaagtccataaactgttattaaccaggtagacttgggaaaagccgcTGCTTATCATTGGGCATAAGCAGCATAGGCTCTagctactttttgggatctgccaggtacttgtaacctggattgggcactgtctgagacaggatgctggacttgatggaccctcgggctgacccagcagggcacttcttattTTCTAATACACTTATAGCAATCAAAAACCACTGTAAAGAAAGCAAACCAGGTGCCCTGTAACTTTCAGAGAGCTCAGAAATGGGGCATCTTTCATTACCACTGGGTCCTTGCTTCCATCTTTTCAGAGGATGCTGGTGGTCACAGAGGGCGAGCGCGGCCTCTGGAAGGAGGAGTATGAAGCATTTAAAAAAGAGTGGAGCGATTTGACCGCCAGGAACGTGGAGCTGCAAAACGAGCTGTACGTTCTCCAGGGCAAGCTTGAGGTAATCCCCGTCAAGCCTAGCAATGTCCTGCTGACATGTTCTCTCGGGACTGGGCGGACCCTGCAAGGTGGACACGATCGTACAAAGATGGGCTTATCTAAGCCAGAGGGAAGCTGAATGCTAGAGGGCGGGGCACATTTCCATCACTGGTGGCTTGTGATAACCTCATATTTTCTGTCACTTTGCTTTTTCCATTCTGTGCCTAAAGGAGCTTTCTAATCTGTGCAGAAACCTGGATAGTGGGGCAGGTGTGCAAATGTGGTAGCCAGCGCCTTTGCCAGACTGTGCTCAATTGCTGCTTTACTGGGACACAGATTTCCTCCTAGTataggcttggggggggggggggggcaagaacaAGGGAAAGGCTGAAAAGCCCTCAGAAAGCAGAATTCAGATGTCTTGCTTCTCTGAATCTAGTCCTAACTGAGGGATTTCTGTTGGGGGCTCCCTCTTTCCTGTTCTCAGTGTGTGGATACCCAGGATGCACAGCTCCAGAAGCTGCAGGCTCAACTGTACGCCTTGGAAGGAGAACGGACGGAGCTCCAGACCAGGCTGGACGTCTCGCAGGAGGACAACGAGCTGAAGGAGGGGCAGCTCACGTCCATGAACGGTACTGTCCACCTCTCGCAGAAGGTCTCCGtgcgaacagggcaggaggcgtCGATGCCGCAGCCCCTGCTTCTCTTAGGCTCTCCAGAATCCTGCCCTGTCACActctgcctctatcttccttttCTTCAGGTAGATGGAGAAATGCAGAGGACCAGAAGCGAGCCCTAGAATTAACCATCAGTCAATTACAGAGTAAGTAGCACTTTACAAGTCCTTCCGCTGCTGGGACTTCTGACTCTCAGTTTCTGCCATCTGCATAGAGCGGAGACCACCATGAGCCTCCCTTCAGCTTAGCCAAGCCCGCTTACAATGAGAAGGGTCTGCATTGGAGCTCCTGGAGGGGGTCCAGTTTTACTTGGGAGGAATCTAATGCCAACCAGGGTGAATCGGGGAGAACATTTGTGTATTCTCACTTAGCTTTCTTTAAAAGCCACTATTTCTAGCAGCCTGTGGTGTTCTGGCAAACTGGACATATCCAAGGCAGGGTAAGGAAGAGAATGATCTAAAACTTGCCTTAAGATTAATGAATGTTTGCAAACTTGCCAAAATCCAAGCAGCTTGCTTTTTAGGGAAACTCTGTACACAGACCCGCTGCTATGAGTATCACTGGAGAACATCCCTCCGATCACCTAGAAACAAACTACACCAGGCTAGTCAACCTAGCAGTCCAAGCCAGGATCCATTTAATGACTGATAGAGATCTTTTCCTGGAATTTGTTAGTTATGAAACTATCTGGCGCCTTCAGCTGGGAAGGTGCCCACTGTCCCTTAATCGCCCATGGGGATTCATCCCGAGTGCCTCAATAGGTTTGTCGTGCCTGCCTTAGAAAGACCGATCTTGATAGTTgaatttgtattttcttttattgcttGGTTTGGAGATGCCAAATGGATCGTAACTGGGTGGGGGGTTCTGGGCTGTTTCAGATGAGGTTTTCACCATGAGAAGCCAGCTTTGTTCATCGGCCATCCAGAGACAACACCCTTCACAAAGCGATGAAGCAGATCAGAAGTACCGGGCAGAGCTGCAAAAGGTGATGTCTCGGCTGGAGGTGAAGGAAAAAGaggtgagaaaggaggaggagggagcgaGGCCAGAAGAGACATCAGCAGTTACAGTTCAGCAGAAGCCGGCAAGATCTTTATACGGAAAGAAGCGGAATTATTTCCACGTTCCGCCGTGGTCTCCCCTCGCTCTCCGCTTTCTTTTCGGCTGCAGATGCACAGGGAATCATCTCTTGCTGCCACAGGGCCAGTTCCGGCCCAGGCACCCGTGACGCTAGGGCGTTATTAGGTTTAAAAAGTAATAATGATGGGGGCGACCTCCATAATCCCCATGCTGTGTTGCAAGTACCCGCAGGCTTGCAAAGCCATTTTCACAGGGGAAACTCCCTGGGCCGGGCAGGGAAGGGGGGGTCCCCTTGAAAGTCTGCCAGGGCATGCAGCAGGGGTACAAGAGCGAGTGTgcactttccttcccccccaggGATAAAAGTATGAAAGGGCAGGTTTCCTTCTACAGCGACACGAGGAGCAGTCTTCGTATGTAGGGGAGCCCTACCAGCGCCTCTTATGGCGCTCCCACTCTGCCTAATGGCCTTCACCGACTTTCTtgcatgccccctccccccactgattgcattttgtaaatttattttgttctttttaagtGCATGGAGCTGCGTTCAGAGCTGGAGGCTTTGAGTGATGAGTATCACTCTTGCCAGATGAAGCTGCGCCAGTGCAGGGAGCAGCTGAAGAGTCATCAGGGCAAAAGAAGAACAGTGAGTAAGAGTGTGTGATCAACACAGTGTAACTGGCAATCGCGACGGTGCCCGACGCTCCTCTGTGCCCTCTCTTAATCCTGGGCTTGGGGTGCCACCATAGTCCCTCGAGAGCACTGGGGCACTCCTTTTCTTTGCAGTCCAGGTGAGGTATTTCTATAGTCCTGGTGGGGaggcagctgggggagggggcaatacagacactaaaaaaaaaaaaaaagtgattgtgAGCTCCAATGTGGTGACCAAATGCGTCCATCCAGGGCCCACTCAGGGTACAATTTGAGGGGGAAAAGGTCATCTCTGAGCCTGGGATCCACCCTATTGAAATGGACCTCGATCtgataagggggggaggggtccttTGAAATAGGATTCAGGCTGAAAAAGCACTCCAGTCGCAGGCGCACGCATGGGTTGTTCTGCTTTGTGTGAATTAAATCAGTCTTTGTGCAAGGTGGCAGCGTGAGAGAACCACAAGCAGCAAACGTGCAGTCCCCTGAGGGGGGCACCTCCGTTCCCACTCCTCACTGCTGGGCTTGCTCTCAGGAAGGGTTACCTGGGGCTCCGGCCTCTAGCATCGACCAGGTGGGCTTGCATTGCTAGCTCTTGTACATTGATCTGTGTGAAGTAAGGCGGGATCAGACACAATGCAATCAGCCTGACTTTAAGCTTCTCGCCCTGCCTTCACAAAATCTgatcttcttcttctccctccctcccttcacagcgacgaagctgctgctgctggtggtgcTGGTTGCCCCTCCTCGTGCTGGTGATAGCCATGGCACTGGCAACATTTTTGACCAACATGGACATTTTTAGACCCTCGGACTCCAAGAAACAAACTCCATTTTAATGCTGACTGTAGACTGAAAAATTAGTATTTTTGCCTGTTTTcgtgtgtttggggttttttatattGTAAAGATGATTTTGATAACTGGAGCCTTTTTGTATTTCAACTTGTTCATAAGATGCTTTAATACATTTCTCTACACAACTCTGCCTGCAGCGTGGTTTAGCATCTggatacaaacccccccccccccccaaagattaaAATTGAGATAAAGGCAAAGGTGCGCCATCAGGGACATTACCAGACATTATCATCACTTATTCCGTTTTAAAGGTGCAGCTCTCTGGTGCCACAGCAGGTAGCCTCGAGGCCGGACGCATCTGTCATGAGCAAGGATAGAAGATAGGAACCAAGCTGAAAACTTAGATCTCAGATTACAAGTTATGAAATACAAACTAGCACACTTCTGTCATCCATGATTAGTATATACACATGTAACAAAACAAGCCACAGGCTCGTTGCACAGGCTGATGACATAGTCCGGGGAGACAACTCCCATCCTCACCAGCAGcacacaggcctggttttcaggaaatccacaatgaacatgcactGGGACCAGCTGGGCTCGTGCAGGCTGCAGCGGTGGTGTGGTCAAGCCCAGAGAGGGAGGCAAGAAGGCTGCCATCATCCCACTGACTCCTGCTGGCCCCAGAAGAGCAAGAGGTATTGCAACCCCAGCCCTCAAGTCTAGATAATGAGGGAGAAAACTCTATTAAAAGCCACAATCAAGAAGAAATGCTCTAGTGGTTACATAACACCACAGTGCAGGTGAAATCCTGACGTGAGTTCAGGACTCCACCTGCATCTGAGTGACCCCAGCAAGTCGGCGGAAATCAAGGAATTCAGACTTTCCTGGTCAACAGCGCAATAATCcacaaagcaattttcaaattaaCAGCATTGACATGGGGCCACCCCAGACACACAGTGGCAGAACTCCATCTAGCCACACCAGGGGACTCCAAGTCAGTCTGTGGACCAGGACTCTACTCCCTGGGCTGGGCAGGGATGCTGTGGAGGTATCATTCAAAGCCCTGGGTCGCTCAACAGCAATGCCTAGCAGGCTAGACTCGGGTAACACGACTGCATATCCCAAAGTGAGGGTAGTTACAAgattccccctgccccagcaccaTTAAcctggagagagtgagagagagcgagacacacacacaacaggAGTAAAGTAAGCCAGACAGTGCCAGTTTGGCTTCTGATCGAGCTGGAAAAATAAGAGGAGTAGGAGCAAAAACTCCGCAGAGCATTCGGGACTGTAGGATAGAGAAAAAGGTGTAAAGAAGTACAAAATCTAAGGTTTGTGCTCCAGTTTATCTTTTCACCACATTAGCATTAACCCAATTATTCTGTTAATGTTTGTAATTTTCTGCAGTACAAGTGGGGGTTCTCAGCCTTTCATGGAAAGTGGAGCTCTCTCCCAGTACAAAATATTGACATTTTGCAGTAGGCATTAACTGTTTAGGAGACACCAGAGAAATAGGGTGGTATGTGAAATGGGTAAACTCAGGAGTGAAAAATGTGACTTTGGGTGCAGGGACTCCAGCAGAATTTAAATCACCATTAACAAAGCCATAGGAATCCCGTTTCTGTTGCGCTCCTGCTCACAGACAGGCTAGAAACTCCCATCACAGCGCTACAGCCGCTAATGACACAGTCTCTGTAGTAACAGAGAGATCTTGAAAATTGGTTTGGCCCTTGAGTGCCCGCTTCAGATTCTCACTCCAGGCGTCCAGGTGTTCCTCCAGCGGGAAGCACAGAGCCTCGGGGACGCTGAAAGAATAGAGTCGAAATCTACTGCTGATCGCCGGCCAGGAAGCTTCAACAGAGAAAACCCGCAAGGGGACGAGAGGCAAGCAGTTCTCAAAGCCTCTCTCTGTGCTGAACCAGTAGGAGGCCGGGTATCCCAGAAGGATCCCGAAGACTGTACACAGGTTCCAGTCAGGAGAGCACATTTCACTGAGGGACACGGTCTCCGCGCTGTCAATCTCCAGGGCTTTCAGATGATTTAATATGCCTCTGATGTATGCTTTTATTTGATCCACGATTCCTGGGTCACACACTGTTGGGCACGATCTCCAGGCAGAGACATCTATAATAAATATGTCCCCTCCCAGCAGTGCTTCTAGGCGCGCCGCTGCACGCTCCGCATTTAGGATCAGAATGTTTCCAGCTATGGCCAGCAAGTGCATAGGGCACTGGGTCAGGCCAGTGGCCTGAACTGCCTCCACATATTTGCGAACTTGGGCCACCTCTGCCGTGCTGTAGTCATACAGAAAGGCAGGCCTCAGCCCACAGTCCACCGCCAGGAGCTGTGCTGCGAGGTCCAGGCTGGCCGCCTGTGAGAAGCCTCTCTTCTTCCCTGTGCCAAGACAACGTCGAGCAATAGAGACCAGCATGTTGGAAAATGCTGACGCCATCACCGCTCCCTAAATCAGTCCCTCCATGGTGCAATTCAGAACTGCCATCTCTACTTCCCGCATGGAAACAATAGCTGTAGTTTCTGCAAAGAAAGTGGTGAATAACCAGCGTTAAATGAGTATTCCTTCCTGTACTTTGTATTATTATAGCATCCAGTGGAGTTCCCTGCATTAGTTATTTCCAGCACGCAAGAAAGGAAGGGCAATGGAGCAGTAAGAGACGTTCCCCGGCCTCTGCTTTCATTTAGCCTATCAGAAAAACCACAAAGCTGAAACTATGTCCCTAACCCCATCTTGGTCCTCCCATTTTCCAGCGAGTAAGGagacatttgtttttttatatgttcTTTTTATCAGGCATTGCACTATGTTTTTTGAATTTGATGTTTATtgtacttttaattttttatttgtaatgttctgttttattttatatcttattgtatgtttttttaattacactttatgtaaaccattgtgatagaaTACagaacagtatataaaagttttaaataaacattATGGGTGGAAATATGTTGCATTACCACTACTGAGGTGTGCACGTGTAAGGCCTCTGGAGTAGCTCCTCCTGCCATTGCCAGgctaagagtgtgtgtgtggggggctggGGGTGGACATCACCATGGCGGCGATACACACAACACGTGCACACGGCACAGCCAGCTGCAgagtatgctctctctctcaacaggacTTTAGCGATAGTAAAGGGGGGCCCGGCGCTTCCTGCATAAAATGTGTAAAAATAATGAGGAATCCCCTGCAAGGGAAGCCCTGGGCGGCACTACCCACCCACTCAGCCCCCGTCTTCAGGGCTCCCTTGTCACGTGACAGAGGGCACCAGCACTCGGCCAGCTCTGAAGTGCTGCAATGAGGATCCCAGGCAGGGCAGGTGTGCGCTTCGCACTGAAACCTTCAGGCCACCAGGGCCCGGTGTAGTCCCTGCTTCTATTTTGAAATAGACAACCGCAGATTACAGAAAGAAAATTGCAATTGGGGactactgttaaaaaaaaaaaaaataaattcccagATGAGTCAGAATGGAGGGAAGGATCAAACCGTGTAGAATGTGAAAAAATGCTCTTACTTACTACAGTTTCCTTAGGTGAAGGGTGGccacctccagtcctcaagagccattcattctggatatctgcaatgaacatgcaagagagagagctgcagatttctctcatatatattcaAAGCTGGCCTGACTATAGCTATGGAAGCCAGTAGTTGGTCACTCCTGCTTTAGGTGATGAGAATTtccatacctgtgaacttttgatttccagtcaccctgggatatGGGGGGGGAGACTGGATGTGCACAAACTCTCATATGTTCACAACCAGACGttcattcttacatgctaattCTCATTCTTCATTCTCTTGACACATTCTCATAGCTCACTTATacctttactcctctcattttccccACACT
Proteins encoded in this region:
- the C12H1orf74 gene encoding UPF0739 protein C1orf74 homolog, translated to MASAFSNMLVSIARRCLGTGKKRGFSQAASLDLAAQLLAVDCGLRPAFLYDYSTAEVAQVRKYVEAVQATGLTQCPMHLLAIAGNILILNAERAAARLEALLGGDIFIIDVSAWRSCPTVCDPGIVDQIKAYIRGILNHLKALEIDSAETVSLSEMCSPDWNLCTVFGILLGYPASYWFSTERGFENCLPLVPLRVFSVEASWPAISSRFRLYSFSVPEALCFPLEEHLDAWSENLKRALKGQTNFQDLSVTTETVSLAAVAL
- the TRAF3IP3 gene encoding TRAF3-interacting JNK-activating modulator isoform X3: MHRIRIMRDSSQQTDCGTAVLDKEIFQLSDYLKEALQRERKLKQKLAILQELLAALVRAAEKSWKVQVNEDRLKSRVGALESQLDACSQNLGKEGVKKILMEMEEQKQKYEQEAKKSIQKILKEKGMAEQALQNTQRMLVVTEGERGLWKEEYEAFKKEWSDLTARNVELQNELYVLQGKLECVDTQDAQLQKLQAQLYALEGERTELQTRLDVSQEDNELKEGQLTSMNGRWRNAEDQKRALELTISQLQNEVFTMRSQLCSSAIQRQHPSQSDEADQKYRAELQKVMSRLEVKEKECMELRSELEALSDEYHSCQMKLRQCREQLKSHQGKRRTRRSCCCWWCWLPLLVLVIAMALATFLTNMDIFRPSDSKKQTPF